The genomic interval CCTCTCCGGAAGGAGATGGATGTCCCAGAAGACACGATCGTATTCGCGGATAGCGGTGGATTTGATTTTTCCAGCGGAGATGTCGACACCACTCCAGCACAAACCCTCGACACGCAACGGCAACTTGACGCTGACATCTACGGAACCGTGGACCTCCCCCTCTCCAGAGAGAATCGGGACGCAGAGAATGACCGCCGTGTTGAACAGAGCACGAAGTACGCCCTTGAGGCGAGTGATTTACACGATGGAGACAGTCTCCTCATCGCGAGTGTTCACGGGTATGACCCGCAGACAGTTCGAAACAACATCCGCTATCTGGAGAAGAATGGCCACTTCGATGGCTATGCCCTTGGGAGCATGGTCCCGATCCGAACTGACTACAAAAAAGTATCTAAACTGATACTTGCTGCTCGTACGGCGACTGACAAACATCTCCACGTTTATGGCCTTGGTGGTCTTGTCTATCAACCACTTCTTTTGTATCTTGGCGTCGACAGCTTCGACTCCTCTGCATTCATCAGAAGTGCGGGAAATAGGAATTATCTCGTTCCTGGATTTGGTGGA from Halobaculum marinum carries:
- a CDS encoding tRNA-guanine transglycosylase, with the translated sequence MLYRRRTLDLSRGALETPVLFPVRNIGKRSSDNTPEYVGTIPEFSVAMINTRSIRNREPMWNRLTDGVPLRKEMDVPEDTIVFADSGGFDFSSGDVDTTPAQTLDTQRQLDADIYGTVDLPLSRENRDAENDRRVEQSTKYALEASDLHDGDSLLIASVHGYDPQTVRNNIRYLEKNGHFDGYALGSMVPIRTDYKKVSKLILAARTATDKHLHVYGLGGLVYQPLLLYLGVDSFDSSAFIRSAGNRNYLVPGFGGEALRNVESMEYLPCPCPVCGQRCLDDIREDRTALTQHNLWALATELRRFRYVAESDRDIEEYLDLRFQGNPVTQRAYETAKQQVRRLS